From Solwaraspora sp. WMMD1047, the proteins below share one genomic window:
- a CDS encoding TetR family transcriptional regulator, translating to MTSQAPLAPKPGLRERKKAKTRATIREHAIRLFLTQGYHATTIGQISEAAEISHTTFFRYFPTKEDVVLHDDLAPLFIHALRSQPEGATSIGALREALKSLYEEDQDEEQRDSSRAIALARERHALILSVPELRARVLDDFAEAFDAITEVLAERVGRDKNDITVRTLVGAVMGLVTSSYLTATDNPQEDFPSVLDATLAQLEASSNFDL from the coding sequence ATGACATCACAGGCACCCTTGGCACCCAAACCGGGTTTGCGCGAGCGGAAGAAGGCGAAGACCCGGGCGACCATCCGAGAACACGCGATTCGCCTCTTCCTGACGCAGGGATACCATGCCACCACCATCGGTCAGATCTCCGAGGCCGCGGAAATCTCCCATACGACGTTCTTCAGATATTTCCCCACCAAGGAGGACGTCGTCCTGCACGACGACCTGGCGCCGCTATTCATTCACGCCCTGCGCAGCCAGCCGGAGGGGGCGACCTCGATCGGCGCGCTCCGTGAGGCGCTGAAGTCCCTGTACGAAGAGGATCAGGACGAGGAGCAGCGGGATTCGTCGCGCGCAATTGCCCTGGCCCGGGAACGGCACGCGCTGATCCTCTCCGTTCCCGAACTACGGGCCCGAGTACTCGACGACTTCGCCGAGGCGTTCGACGCCATCACCGAGGTCCTCGCGGAACGCGTCGGACGCGACAAGAACGACATCACCGTACGGACGCTGGTAGGAGCGGTCATGGGTCTGGTGACCAGTTCTTATCTGACCGCGACCGACAACCCGCAGGAAGACTTTCCGAGCGTGTTGGACGCCACCCTGGCGCAGCTCGAGGCCAGCAGCAACTTCGACCTGTAG
- a CDS encoding AAA family ATPase encodes MWTTRTRGGVPMQHTKRTPARAEHGARLDQLNQMLKRCSSGNFSTVLVSGPLSSGKTTLLHAFSEYAVTFGAQVLSAYASHAEETFPFGVLEQVFQNCGACLPHIQEAIASWMDEQTGDPEASTERDRREQLARALGRTILQSLQDLADQQPVVIVIDDAHYSDQLSLQCLLHVMRRLKTARVLLVLAEGDHLAQLPRTFRTELLRHRNCQRVFTELLSPAEVFALLAAAFSPATAERLSEPFYQISGGNPLLMHGLIDDARTDPPPADGQFHPGAAYERAVLDLLYRSSYPLLENLTKAVAILDRSATVPLLGQLIGADLGSTAQAMAALRSAGVLEDSHFRHWAMRAAVLNSMCADEVAKLHSEAAHLLKDAGEGAALIAPHLVDPEETQPWGIAILRKAAEEALGEGELKTAICYLRRAHEACTDDRQRATLASLLISTEWRSDPAGAAERYLPELVSAVHRGLLNGISAIRTSSHLLWTGQVAEAMDILRSLPQDDGAVFTGDTPTADGVRRWLPYLFPGLSAHSAPSLADPGPLPAQESPSASAWAPQHRAVAVLDTVLRSGFSEQVLDMSEQLLRGTRLDDKTLVPLTIALNALVWGDRLHIAESFCESLLKAAPHDQAPMWHALFAVAKANIHFRRGELFEAERSAQTSLRLVSSEGWGVAIGMPLSVLIRTAVAMGRYEKAAAYLTTPVPAAIQQTLFGAHYLFARGYYHMATGECEAALRAFRATGELVAAWQFDNPTIVPWRSSAAQVHLCMGEQEEANALILEQLSLLRPEQHRARAVTLRAQAATEPRHLAIPLLEEAVDLFTRVGDRLELAQTLADLSHTQRMLHQRDAAEVVADKALKLASACGADPLKAILIPMTNGDVRPAGFSPHSPHPLAALSRAEQRVADLAAQGYTNRQISSMLHITVSTVEQHLTRIYRKLSVNRRSDIGSQLQLVNSGAY; translated from the coding sequence ATGTGGACAACTAGGACCCGCGGGGGTGTACCGATGCAGCATACAAAACGCACTCCAGCGCGCGCTGAACACGGAGCAAGACTCGATCAACTCAACCAGATGCTCAAGCGATGTAGCAGCGGAAATTTCTCGACGGTGCTGGTCAGCGGACCATTATCCAGTGGAAAAACCACCCTTCTGCACGCTTTCTCCGAATACGCCGTGACATTCGGCGCCCAGGTGCTCAGTGCCTATGCGTCACACGCTGAAGAGACGTTTCCATTCGGCGTGCTCGAACAGGTGTTCCAGAACTGTGGAGCGTGCCTGCCGCACATCCAGGAGGCCATCGCGTCCTGGATGGACGAGCAAACGGGCGATCCAGAAGCATCGACTGAGCGTGACCGTCGGGAGCAGTTGGCCCGCGCACTCGGCCGCACCATACTGCAGTCGCTGCAGGACCTGGCCGACCAGCAGCCGGTCGTCATCGTGATCGACGACGCGCACTACTCGGACCAGCTCTCGCTGCAGTGCCTGCTCCACGTCATGCGGCGGCTGAAGACGGCTCGGGTGCTGCTCGTCCTCGCCGAAGGCGATCATCTCGCCCAACTCCCCCGGACATTCCGCACCGAGCTCCTCCGGCACCGCAACTGCCAGCGCGTCTTCACCGAACTGCTCTCCCCGGCCGAGGTCTTCGCCCTCCTCGCGGCGGCGTTCTCACCGGCCACCGCGGAGCGGCTGTCAGAGCCCTTCTACCAAATCAGTGGGGGGAATCCGCTGCTGATGCATGGTCTCATCGACGACGCACGAACCGATCCGCCCCCTGCGGACGGCCAGTTCCATCCGGGGGCCGCCTACGAACGCGCCGTTCTCGATCTCCTGTACCGCAGCTCGTACCCGCTGCTGGAGAATCTCACCAAGGCGGTGGCGATACTCGACCGCTCCGCGACGGTGCCCCTACTTGGCCAACTGATCGGGGCGGACCTCGGATCCACCGCGCAGGCCATGGCCGCGCTGCGCTCCGCGGGTGTGCTGGAGGACAGCCACTTTCGCCACTGGGCGATGCGCGCCGCGGTCCTCAACAGCATGTGCGCCGACGAGGTCGCGAAGCTGCACTCCGAGGCGGCTCATCTACTCAAGGACGCCGGCGAGGGCGCCGCGCTCATCGCCCCGCACCTGGTCGACCCCGAGGAGACCCAGCCGTGGGGCATCGCCATCCTGCGCAAGGCTGCGGAGGAGGCACTTGGCGAGGGTGAGTTGAAGACCGCAATCTGCTACCTGCGTCGCGCACACGAGGCATGTACGGACGATCGGCAGCGCGCCACCCTCGCCTCGCTGCTGATAAGCACGGAGTGGCGTTCGGATCCGGCCGGGGCGGCCGAGCGTTACCTCCCGGAGCTCGTCTCCGCCGTACACCGTGGCCTCCTCAACGGGATCTCCGCCATCCGGACCTCCAGCCACCTGCTCTGGACGGGTCAGGTCGCCGAGGCGATGGACATCCTGCGGTCACTTCCGCAAGACGACGGCGCGGTGTTCACCGGGGACACGCCCACCGCCGACGGCGTCCGCCGCTGGCTCCCCTACCTCTTCCCCGGTCTGTCGGCCCACTCCGCACCTTCCCTGGCGGACCCGGGGCCACTGCCCGCGCAGGAAAGTCCGAGCGCTTCCGCGTGGGCTCCCCAGCACCGGGCGGTAGCCGTGCTCGACACGGTGCTGCGCAGCGGGTTCTCGGAACAGGTACTCGACATGTCCGAACAGCTCCTTCGCGGCACACGTCTGGACGACAAGACTCTGGTTCCGTTGACCATCGCGCTCAACGCTCTGGTGTGGGGTGACCGGCTGCACATCGCCGAGTCCTTCTGCGAGTCGCTTCTCAAGGCCGCGCCGCACGACCAGGCGCCGATGTGGCACGCCCTCTTCGCCGTCGCCAAGGCCAATATCCACTTCCGCCGTGGCGAGCTGTTCGAGGCCGAACGATCGGCTCAGACGTCCCTGCGGCTGGTCTCCTCGGAGGGTTGGGGTGTCGCCATCGGCATGCCACTCTCCGTGTTGATCCGCACGGCCGTCGCAATGGGCAGGTACGAGAAGGCCGCCGCGTATCTCACCACCCCGGTGCCGGCGGCGATCCAACAGACACTGTTCGGAGCTCACTACCTGTTCGCCCGGGGCTATTACCACATGGCCACGGGTGAGTGCGAAGCGGCACTGCGTGCCTTCCGGGCCACCGGGGAGCTGGTTGCCGCCTGGCAGTTCGACAACCCCACCATCGTGCCCTGGCGCAGCAGCGCCGCGCAGGTCCACCTGTGCATGGGCGAGCAGGAGGAGGCGAACGCACTCATCCTCGAACAGCTGTCCCTGCTCCGGCCGGAACAGCACCGAGCCCGGGCGGTCACCCTCCGCGCCCAGGCCGCCACCGAGCCGCGGCACCTCGCCATACCACTCCTGGAGGAGGCGGTCGACCTGTTCACTCGCGTCGGCGACCGACTCGAGCTGGCGCAGACCCTGGCCGACCTCAGTCACACCCAGCGCATGCTCCATCAGCGGGACGCCGCGGAAGTCGTCGCCGACAAGGCGCTCAAGCTGGCGAGCGCCTGCGGCGCCGACCCCCTCAAAGCGATCCTCATCCCGATGACCAACGGGGATGTCCGCCCAGCGGGTTTCTCGCCACATTCGCCACACCCGCTGGCGGCGCTGAGCCGAGCGGAGCAGCGCGTAGCTGATCTCGCGGCCCAGGGCTATACGAACCGGCAGATCTCAAGCATGCTGCACATCACGGTCAGCACCGTCGAACAGCATCTGACGAGGATCTACCGCAAGTTGTCGGTGAACCGGCGTTCCGACATCGGATCCCAACTTCAACTCGTGAACTCCGGCGCCTACTGA
- a CDS encoding acyl carrier protein → MSSEEVSARIAAFIRDKYLGRDGDELTEVTPIIELGILDSLNTILLIGFIRDELGVVVPPREINADNFKNIRAITSLVCETAGSGAV, encoded by the coding sequence ATGTCCAGCGAGGAGGTCTCGGCCCGTATTGCGGCCTTCATCAGGGACAAGTATCTGGGGCGGGACGGTGATGAGCTCACCGAGGTCACTCCGATTATCGAACTGGGCATTCTCGATTCCCTCAACACCATCCTGTTGATCGGTTTCATACGCGACGAGCTCGGGGTTGTGGTGCCCCCAAGGGAGATCAACGCCGACAATTTCAAGAACATTCGCGCCATCACGTCGTTGGTTTGTGAAACCGCGGGCTCCGGTGCCGTCTGA